The following coding sequences lie in one Enterococcus sp. 9E7_DIV0242 genomic window:
- the essB gene encoding type VII secretion protein EssB: MESSKGASATITIENHTYEFEKSIAEWLLSLRKSEVQVGEEKDLALLKIAHPLLMATDIYWEEDKVTFTYFLPKETISFMELSVRPKEDKLRAMANMMEVKQLLNLPLTFFIHPENILFDYNLVPIIAYRGLEGKMPPQVISEELLLRQYKSLIIALFEKNQDFSTLYEGQLAIKKGSKFIQTIINLATFEEIHQYLITSYEQTVTVVERTTRKVSKRQFTLIKQLSIWMSILAVILVVPLGYLTFFRIPFMDRMQDTDAAFLKNDYEGVISTLEPVKTKDVPYTQKYELAYSFVQGEALQDKQKTVILNNVTLRSDKNYLDYWIENGRGNLDEALDIAKKLEDLDLILYGITQKIEQVRNDANLSGTEKEETINTLESDYEKYRDKRNTSIEEAAEIIATTGEATVETTGTSQQEGN; encoded by the coding sequence ATGGAATCGTCTAAGGGTGCATCAGCAACCATAACCATTGAAAATCATACCTATGAATTTGAAAAATCAATCGCTGAATGGCTGCTTTCGCTGCGTAAATCAGAGGTGCAGGTCGGTGAAGAAAAAGACTTGGCACTGTTAAAGATTGCACATCCTTTACTGATGGCGACAGATATCTATTGGGAGGAAGATAAGGTGACCTTTACTTATTTTCTGCCAAAGGAAACTATCAGCTTTATGGAGCTAAGTGTGCGCCCGAAGGAAGACAAATTGAGAGCGATGGCGAATATGATGGAAGTGAAGCAGCTATTGAACCTTCCGCTGACTTTCTTCATCCATCCGGAAAATATTTTATTTGATTATAATTTAGTACCGATAATTGCTTATCGTGGGTTAGAAGGGAAAATGCCACCTCAAGTAATCAGCGAAGAGCTATTGCTTCGCCAATATAAGAGTCTGATTATCGCTCTGTTTGAGAAGAATCAAGATTTCTCAACTCTTTATGAGGGGCAATTGGCTATCAAGAAGGGCTCCAAGTTTATCCAAACGATTATCAATTTGGCTACGTTTGAAGAAATTCATCAGTATCTGATAACAAGCTATGAGCAAACAGTCACTGTGGTGGAACGGACAACTAGAAAAGTAAGCAAGCGACAATTTACTTTGATCAAGCAATTGTCTATCTGGATGTCTATATTGGCAGTTATCTTGGTAGTTCCTTTGGGTTATCTGACGTTCTTCCGTATTCCGTTTATGGATCGGATGCAGGATACAGATGCAGCTTTCTTGAAAAATGACTACGAAGGTGTCATTTCGACTCTTGAGCCAGTCAAAACCAAAGATGTTCCCTATACACAGAAATATGAATTAGCCTACAGCTTTGTTCAGGGGGAGGCCCTGCAGGACAAGCAGAAAACAGTTATTTTGAATAACGTCACCTTGCGTTCCGATAAAAATTATTTGGATTACTGGATCGAAAATGGTCGCGGGAATTTGGATGAAGCGTTGGATATCGCGAAAAAACTGGAAGATTTAGATTTGATTCTATATGGAATCACTCAGAAAATCGAACAGGTACGAAATGATGCCAATCTTTCAGGGACTGAGAAGGAAGAAACAATCAATACACTTGAAAGTGACTACGAAAAATATAGAGACAAACGGAATACCAGCATAGAGGAAGCTGCAGAAATAATTGCTACTACTGGTGAAGCAACTGTAGAAACGACAGGGACTTCCCAGCAGGAGGGAAACTAG
- a CDS encoding right-handed parallel beta-helix repeat-containing protein, translating into MAGKFIRKIVVLSYCTASLSLPLTVAATETEHTATTESSFSEENVHVNIFGDTVFSSEIESQDLKETDPTDVSESKDSGENNNSEKVVEDVVSMVEPKVLGEWQSIFFGESTNEAKTSIDVIDEKTVHIKSKDNGGKFLISGTDGLAYYYTQVPKEKNFSLSGKITVNTWKYTNGQEGFALMVRDAVPSETMYDRSHYSNSYSILGSRLEYIWDAENNQVTTGNGTKYAMKLGLGARSVIGVTGDPLNPPEVGSVATSYFPLETSAAEKKLEAGTYNVMGNAESEVGAVTIGNLTTFDFTMKKTNSGFEAYYTGASGKTVRDVLWDWESMFVLDQENVCVGFATARNMDITVSGIEMTYTDPADDPEPEERPIAKIDPVYSISSSKESGTKEYDLRFKANTDGSLVLRDKETKEVFEAGNGVAVAANKEVIVPVELTKAVTNFEAVFTPDKTYVPGEYMAMSNYDEAIIEHQVTYQELRSTVYVTPEGTENGAGTVEEPLALKTALSYAKPGMTIVLAVGNYAFDKQLTIHKGTDGTAEQPITLVAEKNEVGLRPVIDFTGKGSGLSHWGNYWIYRGFDVTGSSDLSKGIEVAGHHNWLEDLHTYRNGNTGIQISGSASDTINEWPSYNTIKNCTSYENADTGFEDADGFAAKITTGPGNVFDGCIAYHNADDGWDLFAKNETGSIGKVTIKNSVAYRNGWLANDPSKTGNGNGFKMGGSSLPGDHELINSLTFENLGKGIDSNSGTDIIVNSSTSFNNQSHNVALFTTSSDTTNYFAKGILSFRTTGLEVAEKLELRKQEEDQVYGVTNYYWNPVTLRNSSNIAEHAVQESWFESVTTAVESNLPTEQPITRYSNGSINVHGLMQVKNYSAETLAEGVGAVFNEMTSPNSAYPVYDVSGTGETDDSSDTSTTTDTTTDSESVDSSDSSANKPTGNKSDGSGLPQTGEFRNMIFGSAGVLVLIGSLILYWSKKRHQV; encoded by the coding sequence TTGGCAGGAAAGTTTATTCGGAAAATTGTTGTATTGTCCTATTGTACAGCCTCTTTGTCGCTACCTTTGACTGTTGCAGCAACTGAAACAGAGCACACTGCTACAACAGAAAGTTCTTTTTCGGAAGAAAATGTTCACGTGAACATTTTTGGCGATACAGTGTTTTCTTCTGAAATAGAAAGTCAGGATTTGAAAGAAACGGACCCAACAGATGTGAGCGAATCGAAGGATTCAGGCGAAAACAATAATTCTGAAAAGGTAGTGGAAGATGTTGTGTCAATGGTTGAACCCAAGGTATTGGGAGAGTGGCAGTCGATTTTTTTTGGGGAAAGTACGAATGAAGCAAAAACAAGTATTGATGTGATTGATGAAAAGACCGTGCACATCAAAAGCAAGGATAATGGCGGGAAATTTTTGATTAGTGGAACAGATGGACTGGCTTACTACTATACTCAAGTACCTAAGGAAAAAAACTTTTCATTATCTGGAAAAATTACAGTCAACACTTGGAAGTATACAAACGGTCAAGAAGGCTTTGCGTTGATGGTCAGAGATGCGGTACCATCAGAAACCATGTATGATCGTAGCCATTATTCAAATTCTTATTCCATCTTGGGAAGTAGATTGGAATATATTTGGGATGCTGAAAACAACCAAGTAACAACTGGAAATGGAACGAAATATGCGATGAAATTAGGGTTAGGTGCGAGGTCAGTCATTGGTGTCACTGGTGATCCACTAAATCCTCCGGAGGTAGGTTCCGTAGCGACTAGTTATTTTCCGTTAGAAACATCAGCTGCAGAAAAAAAACTGGAAGCTGGCACGTATAATGTGATGGGTAATGCAGAATCTGAGGTTGGTGCTGTAACCATTGGTAATTTGACGACCTTTGATTTTACGATGAAAAAGACGAATAGTGGTTTTGAGGCCTATTATACAGGCGCATCAGGAAAAACAGTTCGTGATGTACTTTGGGATTGGGAATCAATGTTTGTACTGGATCAAGAGAATGTCTGTGTAGGCTTTGCGACGGCACGGAATATGGACATCACGGTCAGTGGAATCGAGATGACTTATACTGATCCGGCTGATGATCCGGAACCGGAAGAACGTCCAATTGCCAAAATCGATCCTGTTTACAGCATTTCTTCAAGTAAGGAAAGTGGAACTAAAGAATATGATTTGCGTTTCAAAGCGAATACAGACGGATCGTTGGTTCTTCGTGATAAAGAGACAAAAGAAGTCTTTGAGGCAGGAAATGGTGTAGCGGTGGCTGCCAACAAAGAAGTTATTGTTCCAGTTGAACTGACGAAAGCAGTGACGAATTTTGAAGCAGTTTTCACACCGGATAAAACCTATGTGCCCGGAGAGTATATGGCGATGAGTAACTACGATGAAGCGATCATTGAGCATCAGGTAACTTACCAAGAGCTGAGGTCAACTGTATATGTAACACCGGAGGGAACTGAAAATGGTGCGGGTACGGTTGAGGAACCACTGGCATTGAAGACAGCTCTGAGTTATGCGAAGCCGGGTATGACTATTGTTTTGGCAGTAGGAAACTATGCTTTTGATAAGCAGCTGACGATCCACAAGGGAACAGACGGTACGGCGGAACAGCCGATTACTCTGGTTGCAGAGAAGAATGAAGTAGGGCTTCGTCCGGTGATTGATTTCACAGGTAAAGGAAGTGGGCTTTCTCACTGGGGCAACTACTGGATTTATCGTGGTTTCGATGTAACAGGCTCTTCTGACTTATCTAAAGGGATAGAGGTTGCAGGTCATCACAACTGGCTGGAGGATCTTCATACTTATCGGAATGGAAATACCGGCATTCAAATCAGCGGGTCAGCATCTGATACAATCAACGAATGGCCCTCTTATAACACAATCAAAAACTGTACCTCATATGAAAATGCTGATACTGGTTTTGAGGATGCAGATGGCTTTGCCGCAAAAATCACGACAGGTCCGGGAAATGTTTTTGATGGATGTATCGCCTATCACAATGCAGATGATGGGTGGGATTTATTTGCGAAAAATGAGACTGGAAGCATCGGAAAAGTAACAATCAAAAACTCCGTGGCTTACCGAAATGGCTGGTTGGCAAATGATCCATCTAAAACAGGGAACGGCAATGGATTTAAGATGGGTGGCTCTTCTTTACCGGGTGACCACGAACTAATCAACAGCTTAACATTTGAAAACCTAGGAAAAGGAATCGACTCCAATAGTGGTACGGATATCATTGTTAATAGTAGCACTTCGTTTAATAACCAATCACACAATGTAGCGCTATTTACAACATCATCTGATACTACGAATTATTTTGCAAAGGGTATTCTCTCATTCAGAACCACCGGCCTCGAAGTCGCTGAGAAGCTAGAACTGAGAAAGCAAGAGGAAGATCAGGTTTATGGTGTAACGAATTATTACTGGAATCCAGTGACGCTTCGCAATTCATCAAATATAGCCGAGCATGCGGTTCAAGAATCATGGTTTGAGAGCGTGACAACAGCAGTAGAAAGTAATCTCCCAACAGAGCAGCCAATTACACGCTACAGTAATGGTAGTATCAATGTGCACGGATTGATGCAGGTCAAAAACTACTCTGCCGAAACGTTGGCAGAAGGAGTTGGTGCGGTATTTAACGAAATGACTTCGCCAAACTCTGCATATCCTGTCTATGATGTGTCTGGAACAGGAGAAACGGATGATTCTTCAGATACGAGCACAACTACAGATACGACGACAGATTCTGAATCAGTGGACAGTTCAGATTCATCAGCGAATAAGCCAACAGGCAACAAATCAGATGGCAGTGGCTTGCCACAGACGGGTGAATTTAGAAATATGATTTTTGGCTCAGCAGGGGTACTCGTATTGATTGGCTCACTTATCCTGTACTGGTCGAAAAAACGTCATCAGGTGTAA
- the essC gene encoding type VII secretion protein EssC codes for MDKLQAIIYFEGYRYQLLLDQEQEQLISNDNQAALHMPLSQGKKLIVSYEDGWYLKQDETKQKLAIDEAIAVSLNDKQKLSLLITPVQKNMIFDLLDKKELIIGYDRGGSLALVEKHFSAIMKKSGENWQLLLLEGNVTLNNKKMTEADYLLEKGDELSFGRHTLKVFSQEIHATRGTVVDSTLCEIYRSRYEMYEEYPDFHRSPRIIYREPEEKVMIHAPSEPRAEPKEQLVKIILPPLAMLAVTAVMALLRSNMLFVIASGTTTLMTLTFSTQSFFKNKKEHKQSLIDREIQYNEYLVDKAVELYQINEKQRQGQYYHYPCITELLEMGKTYSPRVYEKTALHFDFLYYRLGLGRVPSTSSIDYSNKERGKETDHIEELGYELYTKSLELDGMPILANLVNGPVGYIGPRNFVLEQLHLLVNQLSLFHSYHDLQFISIFPENEKEQWEWLRWLPHAKLQDVNVRGCVYNQGSRDQVLNSLNQILKSRKNALAENGNSRDSALFTPHYVVLLTDKKLILDHVIMEFFNEDPSELSCSVIFVEDVMSSLSDNIQTVIDIRDRNTGVLLLEKGQLKNTTFQLDHFPGDFDKEVLPRLLAPLNHLQNLKPSIPESVTFLEMYGIETFHEFNVAQRWAQNSPHKTLAVPLGLRGKEDIVMLNLHEKAHGPHGLIAGTTGSGKSEIVQSYILSLAVNFHPYDVAFLLIDYKGGGMANLFRNLPHLLGSITNLDSAQSMRALISIHAELKRRQRLFSENNVNHINQYQKLYKSREVLEPMPHLFLISDEFAELKSEQPEFMKELVSTARIGRSLGIHLILSTQKPSGVVNDQIWSNSKFKLCLKVADKADSMEMLKTPDAAEITQVGRTYLQVGNNEIYELFQSAWSGADYQPNKDDQQIKDKTIYLVNELGQYEILSEDLSGLENVDRVKQIPTELDAIIEGIHAVAEQENITPLPRPWLPPLEEHIVVTDLNNVDFKEQWVTDKQKLVPTIGIVDIPSMQAQETLKLDLTNDGHLAVFSSPGYGKSTFMQSVVMDLARVHSPERLHAYLLDFGTNGLLPLKRLPHVADTMTSDEEEKIAKFVRLINDELKRRKKLLSEFSVATLEMYEKASGKEEPIILILLDGYEGMKGAKFEEMLDKITTQVAREGTSIGIRLLLSAGRQNAIRMNVSGNIKLQIALKMIDDAEPRSIVGRTTLTIDDLPGRGLIKLDEPRLFQAALPAAGEDTLQIIETIQQEIAEMDAHWTGRRPEEIPMVPEILDFRTFRREKQTSQLAETGVLPLGVNCEDVSVVAFDIVEYGNLAIIGEQRKTFLPLKLSVLASIKLIAGKYNTLIIDSGDICGKSESIDHLQIVEQERFSTIKQEILMEIATRKKSGFFGQPKWLIYITDMKSFETTTQLTEEELRILFSATEQTGVYFIVAGDHQYMAKTRIGLPKHYKELIKSAIFAMRVSDQEFSEKPYLSREPELESDSAHYLIEKQFIKFKHLNC; via the coding sequence ATGGATAAACTGCAGGCCATTATCTATTTCGAAGGCTATCGCTATCAGCTGCTTCTAGATCAAGAACAGGAACAACTTATTTCCAATGACAATCAGGCAGCATTGCATATGCCATTGTCACAAGGAAAGAAATTGATTGTCTCCTATGAAGATGGTTGGTACTTGAAACAAGATGAGACCAAACAAAAGCTAGCTATTGATGAAGCTATAGCTGTCTCTCTAAATGATAAACAGAAATTAAGCTTATTGATCACGCCTGTTCAAAAAAACATGATCTTTGATTTGTTGGATAAAAAAGAGCTGATCATTGGCTATGACCGTGGTGGTTCGTTGGCCCTCGTTGAGAAGCATTTCTCCGCAATTATGAAGAAATCCGGTGAAAACTGGCAGCTGCTTCTTTTAGAAGGAAACGTAACGCTGAACAACAAGAAGATGACCGAAGCTGACTATTTACTGGAAAAAGGGGACGAGCTTTCCTTCGGCAGACATACCTTGAAAGTCTTCTCTCAGGAAATCCATGCGACGAGAGGAACGGTGGTTGATTCTACTCTTTGTGAGATTTACCGCTCCCGTTATGAGATGTATGAGGAATATCCGGACTTCCATCGTTCGCCCCGGATCATTTACCGTGAACCGGAAGAGAAGGTAATGATCCATGCACCAAGTGAGCCAAGGGCTGAACCGAAAGAGCAGCTAGTCAAAATAATTCTGCCACCACTAGCGATGCTTGCTGTGACGGCAGTAATGGCACTGCTACGTTCTAATATGCTGTTTGTTATAGCTAGTGGAACAACTACTTTGATGACGCTGACCTTCTCGACTCAGAGCTTTTTCAAAAATAAAAAGGAACACAAGCAGAGTCTGATCGACCGTGAGATTCAATACAATGAGTACTTAGTTGATAAGGCTGTTGAGCTGTATCAGATAAATGAAAAGCAACGACAAGGACAGTATTATCATTACCCATGCATTACTGAGTTGTTGGAAATGGGGAAGACATACAGTCCTCGTGTCTATGAAAAAACAGCATTGCATTTTGATTTCTTATACTATCGTTTAGGCTTGGGAAGAGTACCCAGCACTAGTTCTATTGATTATTCAAATAAAGAACGCGGCAAAGAAACAGATCACATAGAGGAATTGGGTTATGAGCTTTATACGAAGAGCTTGGAGCTGGATGGCATGCCGATTTTGGCGAATTTGGTAAATGGACCGGTCGGTTATATCGGGCCGAGAAACTTCGTGTTGGAGCAACTGCATTTGTTAGTCAATCAGCTATCGTTATTCCATAGCTATCATGACTTGCAGTTTATCTCCATTTTTCCTGAAAACGAAAAAGAGCAGTGGGAATGGCTGCGTTGGCTGCCTCATGCCAAATTACAGGACGTGAATGTTCGTGGCTGTGTTTACAATCAAGGTAGTCGGGATCAGGTGTTGAACAGCTTGAACCAAATTCTGAAAAGCCGTAAAAATGCGCTGGCAGAAAATGGCAACAGTCGGGATAGTGCATTGTTTACGCCACATTATGTCGTGTTGCTCACCGATAAAAAATTGATCCTTGATCATGTGATCATGGAGTTTTTCAATGAAGACCCAAGTGAGCTAAGCTGCAGCGTGATTTTTGTAGAAGATGTGATGAGTAGTCTGTCAGACAACATCCAAACAGTTATTGATATCAGAGACAGAAATACAGGGGTCCTTTTACTGGAAAAGGGTCAGCTGAAAAATACGACATTTCAACTAGATCATTTTCCTGGTGACTTTGATAAAGAGGTGTTGCCACGATTACTGGCACCATTGAATCATTTGCAGAATTTGAAACCAAGTATTCCAGAATCGGTGACATTCCTTGAGATGTATGGCATAGAGACCTTCCACGAGTTCAATGTGGCACAGCGTTGGGCACAGAATTCGCCGCATAAGACATTGGCTGTGCCTTTGGGACTACGAGGTAAAGAGGATATCGTGATGCTGAATCTCCATGAGAAAGCACATGGGCCGCATGGCTTGATTGCCGGTACGACTGGTTCAGGGAAATCAGAGATCGTGCAGAGTTATATTTTGAGTCTGGCAGTGAATTTCCATCCGTATGATGTTGCATTCTTACTTATTGATTACAAGGGTGGGGGAATGGCAAACCTGTTCAGAAATCTGCCACATTTATTGGGAAGTATCACCAACTTGGATAGCGCACAAAGTATGCGGGCGCTGATTTCTATCCATGCTGAGCTGAAGCGTCGCCAACGTCTGTTCTCAGAAAATAATGTCAATCACATTAATCAATACCAGAAGTTGTATAAGAGTCGCGAAGTTTTAGAACCAATGCCTCATTTGTTCCTGATCAGTGATGAGTTTGCCGAGTTGAAATCAGAACAGCCTGAATTTATGAAAGAGCTGGTTTCTACTGCTCGTATCGGTCGTTCATTAGGTATTCACCTGATTTTGTCAACTCAAAAACCATCGGGTGTGGTCAATGATCAGATTTGGAGTAACTCGAAATTCAAGCTTTGCTTGAAGGTTGCCGATAAGGCGGATAGTATGGAAATGCTGAAAACACCGGATGCGGCAGAAATTACGCAAGTCGGACGGACCTATCTGCAGGTAGGGAACAATGAAATCTACGAGCTGTTCCAAAGTGCGTGGAGTGGCGCGGATTATCAACCGAATAAGGACGATCAGCAGATCAAAGACAAGACAATCTATCTAGTCAACGAGCTGGGGCAATACGAAATCTTAAGTGAAGATTTGAGCGGTCTGGAAAACGTTGATAGGGTGAAGCAGATTCCGACAGAGCTGGATGCGATCATAGAGGGTATCCATGCTGTAGCGGAGCAGGAGAATATCACGCCGTTGCCACGGCCATGGCTGCCGCCGTTGGAGGAGCACATCGTTGTCACAGACTTGAACAACGTCGATTTTAAGGAACAATGGGTGACTGATAAGCAAAAGCTTGTACCAACGATTGGTATCGTAGATATTCCGAGTATGCAGGCACAGGAAACGTTGAAGCTCGATTTGACCAACGATGGTCATTTGGCGGTGTTCAGTAGTCCAGGGTACGGCAAGAGTACCTTCATGCAGAGTGTTGTGATGGATCTGGCACGTGTGCACAGTCCTGAGCGTTTACATGCGTACCTGCTTGATTTTGGGACGAATGGTTTGTTGCCGTTGAAGCGTCTACCGCATGTTGCCGATACAATGACAAGTGATGAAGAAGAGAAAATCGCGAAGTTTGTCCGTCTCATCAATGACGAGCTGAAGCGTCGAAAGAAGCTGTTGAGTGAGTTTTCTGTTGCAACATTGGAGATGTACGAAAAAGCCAGCGGCAAAGAAGAGCCAATCATTTTGATTCTGCTAGATGGTTATGAAGGAATGAAGGGGGCGAAATTTGAAGAGATGCTAGACAAGATCACCACTCAGGTAGCCCGTGAAGGCACCAGTATCGGTATCCGCTTGTTGCTGTCAGCAGGTCGTCAAAATGCGATACGAATGAACGTGTCCGGCAACATCAAGCTACAAATCGCCCTGAAAATGATCGATGATGCCGAGCCTCGCTCGATTGTCGGCAGAACCACTCTAACTATCGATGATCTGCCGGGGCGTGGTTTGATCAAGCTGGATGAACCACGGCTCTTCCAAGCTGCCCTGCCAGCAGCTGGTGAAGATACCCTGCAAATCATCGAAACAATTCAACAAGAGATTGCCGAAATGGATGCTCATTGGACAGGTAGGAGACCGGAAGAGATACCAATGGTACCGGAAATACTAGATTTCAGGACGTTTAGAAGAGAAAAGCAAACCTCACAATTGGCAGAAACAGGTGTGCTGCCATTAGGAGTGAACTGTGAAGACGTCAGTGTCGTTGCATTTGATATAGTTGAATATGGGAATCTTGCAATAATCGGTGAACAAAGAAAGACGTTTTTACCACTTAAACTTTCTGTTTTAGCTTCTATAAAATTGATCGCTGGAAAATATAATACATTAATTATTGATTCAGGGGATATTTGCGGGAAAAGTGAGTCTATAGACCACCTACAAATAGTTGAACAAGAAAGGTTTTCGACAATCAAACAGGAGATACTTATGGAAATTGCTACGAGAAAAAAATCTGGGTTTTTCGGTCAGCCAAAGTGGTTGATTTATATTACAGATATGAAGAGCTTCGAAACAACAACTCAATTGACCGAAGAGGAACTGAGAATACTGTTTTCAGCAACAGAGCAAACAGGTGTCTATTTTATTGTCGCCGGTGATCATCAATATATGGCAAAAACCAGAATAGGCTTACCAAAACATTACAAAGAGTTGATCAAGTCGGCTATATTTGCTATGCGAGTATCAGATCAGGAATTTTCAGAAAAACCATATCTATCGAGAGAACCGGAGCTGGAATCTGATAGCGCTCATTATTTAATAGAAAAACAGTTTATAAAGTTTAAGCATCTCAATTGCTAG
- a CDS encoding MFS transporter → MNEQPTMEMRNWRRNFYLFLTGQFLSGITSMIVQYAIIWYLTKATGSATVLSIATLLGMIPMVVLSPFAGPFIDRLNKKKLLMVTDIIVAIFALILSIAGTLASDFPLWLVYVSLLIRSIAQTFQMPTIQSILPTMVPEEELTKVNGQFGMVQSANFIIAPALGAFLFSVIPMNFLILLDVLGAVIGVGLLIFIKIPHIPSEGERVHLMADTVFGFKKLIENKGLWYITLIGAAFTLIFMPAASLYPLMTMNYFNGTVGQAGLIEVIYAAGMLAGGTVIGIFGNWKNRMKPVLIAYLVIGLTIGASGLMPPTSMGFLLFATLNAAAGFATPYFNTLLMAMIQQSYEPKYLGRIMGVLNSLMSITGPVGLIFAGPLADRIGVEKMFIIAGVGTLICGLVNLLIPVARNYDKELQQKLNENKSKVDALSTEQEES, encoded by the coding sequence ATGAATGAACAACCAACAATGGAAATGAGAAATTGGAGAAGAAATTTCTATTTATTTCTTACAGGCCAATTTCTATCTGGAATAACAAGTATGATCGTCCAATATGCGATCATTTGGTATCTGACAAAAGCAACAGGCTCAGCAACAGTTTTAAGTATTGCCACATTACTCGGAATGATTCCGATGGTCGTGCTTAGTCCCTTTGCCGGTCCGTTTATTGATCGATTAAACAAGAAAAAACTACTGATGGTCACTGATATTATCGTTGCAATTTTTGCTTTGATTTTATCGATTGCCGGGACACTAGCCTCTGATTTTCCTTTATGGCTTGTATATGTGTCGTTGCTGATACGCTCAATAGCTCAGACCTTTCAGATGCCAACGATCCAGTCTATCTTACCAACTATGGTGCCTGAAGAAGAACTGACAAAGGTAAATGGGCAGTTTGGTATGGTGCAATCAGCCAATTTCATTATTGCTCCAGCTCTAGGTGCCTTTCTTTTTTCCGTGATTCCGATGAACTTTCTGATTCTCCTTGATGTTTTGGGTGCTGTAATCGGCGTAGGATTGTTGATTTTTATCAAAATTCCGCATATTCCATCAGAAGGGGAACGCGTTCATTTGATGGCAGATACAGTTTTTGGTTTTAAAAAGCTGATTGAAAATAAGGGACTTTGGTATATTACGCTCATAGGTGCTGCGTTTACCTTGATTTTTATGCCTGCCGCAAGCTTGTATCCCTTGATGACGATGAATTATTTTAATGGTACCGTCGGGCAAGCTGGATTGATCGAAGTGATTTATGCAGCTGGGATGCTAGCTGGTGGAACAGTCATCGGTATCTTTGGTAATTGGAAGAATCGCATGAAACCAGTGCTGATTGCTTATCTGGTAATTGGTCTTACTATTGGTGCCAGTGGTTTAATGCCACCAACTAGTATGGGCTTTCTCCTTTTTGCAACTTTGAATGCTGCTGCTGGATTTGCAACACCGTATTTCAATACATTGTTGATGGCTATGATTCAGCAAAGCTATGAGCCCAAATATTTGGGACGTATCATGGGCGTATTGAATTCCTTGATGAGTATTACCGGCCCTGTTGGTCTAATCTTTGCCGGTCCTTTGGCAGATAGAATCGGTGTTGAAAAGATGTTCATTATCGCTGGTGTAGGAACACTTATTTGTGGACTGGTCAATCTTCTCATTCCAGTTGCTCGAAATTATGATAAAGAGCTGCAGCAAAAACTGAATGAGAATAAATCGAAAGTCGATGCCCTATCAACAGAGCAAGAAGAAAGCTAA
- a CDS encoding EsaB/YukD family protein, which yields MADNKEHINITLVCSDNRGKIVDLRIPSNITAYRFIRELNQIFGRNKGLNKYQLKVLNKGILLSEEQRIKDYPITDGDIIEVLEEQVYGIV from the coding sequence ATGGCAGACAATAAGGAGCACATAAATATTACATTGGTATGCAGTGATAATCGCGGGAAAATAGTCGATTTGCGTATTCCTAGCAACATCACTGCTTATCGTTTCATTCGAGAGTTGAATCAAATTTTTGGAAGAAACAAAGGATTGAATAAATATCAGTTGAAGGTGTTAAATAAGGGGATCTTACTGAGTGAAGAACAGAGAATCAAGGATTACCCGATAACTGATGGAGACATAATAGAGGTGCTGGAGGAGCAAGTATATGGAATCGTCTAA